A genome region from Maridesulfovibrio salexigens DSM 2638 includes the following:
- the nqrF gene encoding NADH:ubiquinone reductase (Na(+)-transporting) subunit F: MVEIILGVVMFTGVVLALCVFILLARAKLVPSGEVNIEINDDPEKTIEVRPGTKLLGALAEKEIYVPSACGGGGSCGQCKCKVFEGGGDILPTETSHVSKREAREGVRLACQVNVKQDMKIEVPAEIFDIKKWECTVKSNIPRATFIKELTLELPAGENVDFRAGGYIQIEAPAHTVHYKDFEVGDKFREDWDKFDLWRYTSVVKEPIVRAYSMANYPEEEGIIMLNVRVCPPPPFAPDSPPGQMSSFIYSLNPGDKVTISGPYGEFFARDTDAEMIFIGGGAGMAPMRSHIFDQLKRLSTTRKVSYWYGARSLREMFYVEEFDKLAEECPNFNWYVALSDPLPEDNWTGYTGFIHQVLYDNYIKDHPAPEDCEFYMCGPPMMASAVEKMLMDQGVEKENIMYDDFGG, translated from the coding sequence ATGGTTGAAATAATACTCGGTGTTGTGATGTTTACCGGCGTGGTTCTTGCGCTGTGCGTGTTCATCCTTCTAGCCCGGGCCAAACTTGTCCCGAGCGGTGAGGTGAACATCGAAATTAACGATGATCCGGAAAAAACAATTGAAGTTCGCCCCGGAACCAAGCTGCTCGGTGCGCTGGCGGAAAAGGAAATATACGTTCCTTCGGCCTGTGGTGGCGGTGGCTCCTGCGGACAGTGCAAATGTAAGGTTTTTGAAGGCGGCGGAGACATTCTGCCCACGGAAACCTCCCATGTGAGCAAACGTGAAGCCCGCGAAGGTGTCCGTCTTGCCTGTCAGGTCAATGTTAAACAGGATATGAAGATTGAGGTTCCGGCTGAAATCTTTGATATCAAGAAGTGGGAATGCACAGTTAAATCCAATATTCCGCGCGCGACCTTCATTAAGGAACTCACCCTTGAGTTGCCAGCAGGTGAAAATGTGGATTTCCGTGCCGGTGGTTACATTCAGATTGAAGCCCCGGCCCACACCGTCCATTACAAGGATTTTGAAGTTGGCGACAAATTCAGGGAAGACTGGGATAAATTTGATCTCTGGAGATACACTTCAGTGGTCAAAGAGCCCATTGTCCGGGCCTATTCCATGGCCAACTACCCTGAGGAAGAGGGCATAATCATGCTTAATGTGCGTGTCTGCCCTCCGCCTCCGTTTGCTCCTGATTCCCCTCCCGGACAGATGTCCTCATTCATCTACAGCCTGAATCCCGGAGACAAAGTTACCATTTCCGGACCTTACGGTGAGTTCTTTGCCCGTGATACCGATGCCGAGATGATTTTCATCGGTGGCGGCGCGGGTATGGCTCCTATGCGTTCTCATATCTTCGATCAGCTCAAGCGTCTCAGCACAACGCGTAAGGTTAGCTACTGGTACGGAGCGCGCAGCCTGCGGGAGATGTTCTATGTAGAGGAATTCGACAAGCTGGCCGAGGAATGCCCGAACTTCAATTGGTATGTGGCTTTGTCCGATCCATTACCTGAGGACAATTGGACCGGTTATACCGGATTTATCCATCAGGTTCTGTATGATAACTATATCAAGGACCATCCCGCCCCTGAAGATTGTGAATTCTATATGTGTGGACCGCCGATGATGGCTTCCGCAGTAGAAAAGATGCTTATGGATCAGGGCGTGGAGAAAGAAAATATAATGTACGATGACTTCGGCGGATAA